The sequence below is a genomic window from Pecten maximus chromosome 14, xPecMax1.1, whole genome shotgun sequence.
AAAGTGTCTTCTTTAAATGTTTCCATCTTGCCGATGTAATCGTACTCTATTTCACACGGGCGACAGTGTTCAAAGCTCGGAACAAAATGTGCGTCTCTGTGTTCGTTAGTGCTCTGTGAATATATGAAATACTCTACAAATTCCTGGAATGTGATGTCATGACCGCACTCGGCGCTGTGATTGGTTGGATTCTCGCGGAACCTAGTAACAATATATCGGCCAATGAAATTCCAGTAAGCTGCGTTCGGTGAATACAATTTATCCACGTACCCTGAGAGAAGCCTTTCAAAGGGCTCTCGCACAAACATAAACTTTGTGGAATGCACAAGTATGTTATAAATTTTATCGAAAGGTAACCGCTTGGCTGTTTGATACCCTTCGTATGCGTGAATACCCTTTATTCGAAAAGGGTCCGATACATTCTGCCAACCGCTGAGGATTTGAAACACTCTCTTCCAGAATGTGCATCCAATCTTTTCAATAGCACAGTAGGTTATCTGGTTCTTACTGTCCACCACCAGGTGTTCTTTGACTGCGGCCTCAGAGTCCTGAACTGCGTAATACTGCTTCAAGGTTTGGCAGCCATCACGTAACACGTCATTTCTTTGCCTAAATCTGCTAGCCACATGTTGATACGATGATGTCtgcaatatttcataaaaaatatttcataaaaatgaaTCTAGCAATAGATCGGTCATGTTATATTTAGATTTGCCACAAAAAGGTAAATAACATATAGGTTGCATTATTTGAGAAATAGGGCctgtctttgggcaagacacATTTCCCTCATTGCACTGGATCGCATACGACGAGCTTCCTGtatgttgttaagtgaggtagtaAACAAATACTAAAAGGCGACCccgtctcaaaatgacccttAAATAAACCCAGCAATCAAACATATACGTCATAGAATATCTAGAAGTAAGGACATCCCTGCTAAAGAAGCATTAGCTGCTATTTATCAACATTTTGACGCTTATTGTGCTACTCAGCAAGATACTACTACTTAGAAGAATATATTCAAGTGACTCGTTGAAGCGTAGAAAGACAGCAAATGGAAAATTGTCTTTCAACATTCTTAGAGATATTTCCTCCAAAAGATAATACATTTCTCCCTCTGGAAAAGTAATGAGCAgacattgtataaaataaaaacttctgAATAGCACCGTGTTAAATGTATTATGACatcttatttttaaaaatgtgatttttgaACGTGCATCATCTTTGCAACATCAACCAAACCCAACACTgtctttattattatttttctttatcgTTATCATCTGTCTAGTTACTGTATATTGATTTTTACCCCATTTCATAAAGAATCATAAAAGTACAGATCGCCATGGGCCAAGTTGTTGAAAAGCTGAttggctaatcacagtttaataaaaataattaaatcctgataaaataatttcttgtaaaatttatttgataaaataatttctggtaaaatttcttttacaaaattttctgaaaatataaCACTCATCAGTCTCTTCATGCCTGCTTATTTTGAAGACTATACAAACACAcgatttgaagtaaaggagaaatgagattttcagtAATCAAGTGgttaagctaatcaccttttgaataACTAGGCCCTGGTGGATATTGTCAATACATACATACCTGGTAAATGTTTGATATCCGGTTAACACGGGTGACTGGTTCAACTGACACACCGTCGTAGGTTATGCTAAAATCTGGAAAAAATTAAGTAGGATCGATAAGTACACATAATATCACcattacatattatattaaaTCTATAGATAAGGTTATCGTAGATAAATAGCTTGATAATAATCGGTAAGTTTGTAATGCTaagtattattgatatattattctatcttaatatatttgtattctaTTTAAATTTGTAATAGGGAAATTGTATATTCAAACGTCGCAAGGATGTGCGATACCTTAAACCTAAAAAGTGGTAGATACcaattattacattatatttcgAAGGAATTTGTATTGAAAAAGCACATTACTAAGATTTGTAATACTCGTAAGATATTACAAGAGGGTTCGAATTATAATATTTCCAGACCAATTGTATTGTTCAAAGCTTCGACAACTCTGTATTGTGTTATGCTTCAGCCACAGTGTGCTTACCATTACATATAATAACTTCATTAAGCtatttacacatacattttaACCTTAGAGGTAGATATGGATCTACCTGTCATTATTCCAATTCATGGCATGGGTTAAATATACGCACATTGTTCCTCTTCCGAGATTATCCCATATCAAACGTTAATgcatttttcatatttgattatcTAACTTATAATTCTTTACCTAAAACTTCTAAATCATACTTAATCATCTACCAACGGCTTCGTTACCCAAACTATACATAAAACACTTAATTACAAAGTCATGAACATTCAGATTGCTACCTTCTATCCTGAATTCTAACAATTATGAAATCTATCTTTATTAATAGGAAAAACGGATgtatttcttattattattcaGCACATGCACCTATCAATTCCTAAATACACCGAATTTATTTCGCTTGCAATTAGTTTCCTTTGCAATCTCAGACACTTGACGAAAATCCATTGACTATAACGGCAAAGTTAGCAGACAAGATGTCGCGCACATGCACCGCATTGCTATAGTGTTTTCCAAAGCGCCAGCTATGGATACGTATGTCCCGTAAGATATCTACATTTCATGCTGTCATGGAAACACACGCCGGACTCAAAAAACCAAAGTTCGGCAGTATATGAAATTATCAACTCGGCCAACCATTGTCATTGTTCATACAATCTTGAACACCGAATTGGATGTTAACTGTCATAACATGTACATAATTGTCAACAACCCCGTtcataacatcaatattgtGTCTAATTATGCAGATTGTATTCAGGATGTATTCGCTGGTGTTATTGGACATGTCTTTGCTATATGGACAGATTTTTAGGGTTTTTCTGATCCTGAAGGTGTTTGGGTAGTCGTTGTAAGTATTCTGTATTGCATTCCTGCTTTGAAGGTTTCCTTTTACATTGAACTATAAGTGAACTAGATTTGACGTAAGTATGCGTTGATAACATCATTACGTTAAGCACGTGACGAATTTAACTACCATATTGAATACCGATGACAGCTGAAACTAGTTCAATTAATTAGTGGACCAGTACGGCGGTAATAGATGTCCGTGTGATGTATATGTAGCTGTCAGTTCATCATATACAATTAGTGATCCCCTCATTATAATGTCATCAACGTAAATCACGCGACAAATCACAATGATTACTATGTCCTCAATGTGTCACATTTAGTTAGCAGGTACATTGGTGATGACTGATGTTACAAAAATTTAACGTGTAGAGGATGTATTTCCAAAATACTGAATTTGGTATCAGTTCTGAAACCTTTATCTCATGTATCGTGGATAAGAAAAGTGATGTGTAAATGAAACTATTATTATAATTCCAAACCCAGTAAACACAGGTAGAACATAAAAATGTTACATATGGACACACGACAAATGTATAACGATATTAAGGCTAGGTGTTTTGGGAGGATCAGCgtctttattttcattgaagTATTCCATcattcaaatctaggtcaaacttCGGTAAAAACTGAAAGTGCTATGGCAACGGAACTACCAAAATACCAAGAAGTATCGAAAAAGTATGACAGAACGATTGTAACCTGATATTGCACAATGATATAGATCAAAATAATTGTGTCTGTCACGAGTACGAACAATAGATTTCGCGGTCGTGCGATGATGTCTCTGATACTGACGGCGTGATACTATGTCGGAGATGTTGACACATCTGAATTGTTTGGAACGCAAGCGTTCTAAGTAAACGATATAAAGATATGGAGGTTTTTTCTACTGACATACAAGTTAGTAGTCAAACCAGTAACTTAGTCATCCCCGCTGTAGAAGAGGAACAATTAACGTTTCTTTTGACACCAACTTTCCCGAAAACTGAATTGTAGATTATCCTAACACATCGCTTATACATCATATTTCTTTCATTCCCAACAGGTTCTGATCGATCACATTTCATGTACACCAGACTGCCCTTGTAAAAATTCCATAGACATGACGACCGAGGAGGCGTTCCCTCCTAAAACGTCAAACTTCTATTCGTGTGCCTTTCTCCAGCAAGAGGACAACATAACTAGTTGTTTACGGTGATAAACAACAGATATATTAGCAATTCATGGCTTATCCAATATCCCGTTAGAAGAAGGAATCGGGTGATTCTTAACGCtttttatatcattaacaatttctacaaaaacaaaaacccagaATTGAATCCTGTATTATGATTGGTATTATTTAATACTAGGACCCTTAAATTGATTCTGATGGAGAATGGGCTTGCGCgggtgtttttgtttttgttttttttattattattatttttctatgTACTTGCTATTTCAGAATATTTGATAGTAGCTGATAGACAAAATGTGTttagttttatattgtttaacggCCTACCAACAGCTGCGGTCATTAAAGGACGAAGCAAACAACGCCTATAAATGTTCCATGCTATTACCACAGATCCTTCTGCACGAGAGAGTCCAGCATGTTCAGAGCATGTGTCACGTGgtcattgtttacatgttgttgtAAACAAATCAATCTCGTAGGTAAGATACGTCATCAAGGCTGACTAATGGACAACAGGTATATTTGTGTACAGGTGTTTCCGAGTGGTAAGACGATCGCTATAACTTTGTTAGTGTTatggtgttgttgtttggtCGTATCAGCTGATAGAAAACACGATACATTAAGTACACTGTCATCAATGATGGATGGAATTCCTAGAATATCATACCTGTTACAACTGACATAGATTGCGccttttattttacattatatatagatagatgttTAAGTCCAGTAGAGGAACATGTTCATGACATATTTGATGACAACGATTTGCATTGTTTAACACattgatacaatgtaacatactgatacaatgtaacatgttGATACCATGTAACATattgatacaatgtaacatgttgatacaatgtaacatattgatacaatgtaacatgttGTCGTCATTTCCAAaggtttgttttaattgatgGCGTGTCTTATTTGCCATCgaattatgaaaaataatcatcagTTTTCAGTTATCATGTATCAgttatcaattatcaattttGAAGCTTGGAAAAAGTAAACTATTATTAGTTCGagattaaaataaacaataacatgttAGAAGACGTTGCGTCACACACGGAAGCATTTTCTGACATGATTGCACTCTCGTCAATAATAACGCCATTTCGTGACTGGCTCTTCCCCCTCTAAAGGCCATTGGGCGGGTAAACATTTTGGATTTAATATCCAAAACGCTGTTATAGTGCTTGCACGAGGAGGACCTATGGTTTTTATATTATAGCATGTATATAGAAGCTAGGAATATATGCCTTTTTGAGGttcatatatttaatttgtaaatatctCCATAAACGTCAAATGAGTGTcatattttccttaaatataCTGTTTTGGAGtcatattaattttaaaatatgcaAATGAATACATAATAAACATAAACTAGTCCAAAAGGTTCGGTGGCAGATGGCTGTACAGTATAATCATTATAATGAATACACACGTATTTGCACTAATGATGAATATCACAATTTGACTGTTAAATATGGAGTTAGTGCACATCTTGTTCAAttgtttaacatttatttaGGTCTAATTCAATTTTCTTAACGCTTTGAAATTCCACACTATTGACTCCCAGCATCGCGGACGGGTCCTATTTAGGTGCAGGGTGCGTGACATCAGGTATTAATTATTTACTGCTAAGGAATTCGAGGTTTATGTACTAATCCAAAGTTAAATGGTGgttaaagtgtatatataccGATGTTTAAACACAGATAACGAGCACGTCTTTGTAGTCGTACATTGACTCCCAATTACGACTACAAAGAAGTGCTCCTCACAAAGATGGCCTCGTCAAATACCGCGACAAACTGTTACTGGTATCATCAGCTGATTAAAAACAAGAATGTGTTTATAATTCTTTTGACAAAGTCAACTGACATTAATTTCAGTTAGTGTTACTGTCTTTTATTTCATGTTACCACGTATACCTTATCCGGTGTTCTGTTTTGACTTCTAAGTTCACACCGCCTGGAATATATCATAGCACATTGAAGGCAATTAGTCACCGTTATcttgtgtttaaaacaaaaaaaaagaccaATTTAATCCTTTTAtgtcaatgaaaaaaaatcttgaggTCGGTATACCGTTAAATTGACCGTTAAATTGACTGAATTTGAACTTGGTCGTTTTTCTTCTGTgtaattttcaaaagaaatacaCCAACAAAGCAATTGGTCAGGATTTTTTCATGAGCTTATAAAAAACTAGTCGTGTGCCTTTAACTTTGCTATAACATCTGTCAGGGGTGCAGTGATCGAAggtgaacgtaacccctggatATCGGGGATCGGTTTAAATATCGAAGGTGAACGTAACCCCTTGAGTATCGGGCATCGGTTTCAGTGATCGTAGGTGAATGTCTACCTTGGAGTATAGAGGATACTTAATGAACATTCTATCTCTTGGATTTCATTACAAGCAATCCTTGTCACCATCAGATCACATACTCCACGGAGAGGCAGGTTACgcactatacaatgtatctatttcTAAACTCAtcctccattttttttttttttttgtaatcttTTTACGTCACAAAACCTAGATATATcgaggttacacaacgagtaaTCTTAAATAGTCTGAGGatgaattgacctgttttgtgtcaacgtCTGTTATTTTTACAGTATCAGGTatggtgtaaggatatgacctacATCTTGTAAAGTGAAATGCCGCTTATTAGTATGCAAAACTGCCATTTTCATAAAGGTGTACAGATATTACAATCTATTGTTTAGCATAACAACTAACTACCAAGTTTACTATTTTTCAAAGCCATAATTTGATAGAAATCTATATCAAAAATGAGTCATCACAAAACAATTTGGAAATACTTTGTGTGAAATTGTTGTGTCCCCATTTTTGCAACCCCATGAGGCGGCcttcaagtgttagccaatcaaaacgcattgaaCCATGTGATTAAAAACAGTCCCGGCCAAAGGTCAGCTTGTTAACCAACCAAAACAAGTTGAGAGtttattgatttgttttcaatttttttaatttatgaaTTATTTGTTATTCAACATTTGTAACGGTGACATCATGCCTTGGGAaataacacccacctattgtggtaaaaacctttttaattttgatatagaTTTGTAAAATATTGGAGCGAAATTTGTGTGGTTCTGGTAAGTAACCAATCCGATTACACCAACTTCACGAGGTATATGAGTAAGACGTATGCTGTTGGTGTATGAACCATCCATCACCATTAAGTTAATGTCATAAACGATAATGACCGCAGCAAATCTCAATACTCgtacacacatcaacacacttATTATCCATCAATCACTGCTACATCCGTCCCCACTTTTTGTCTAATTATCTGAAACAGTAACCGTCAGAGAACATTGTAGTtgatgtatatgatatagtattggAAGGCGTCACGTAAGCGGTAAATAGAACGAAGCCATTGCTGCCAACGTCCGGACCACTCCAAATTGGGATTACAGCCTTCGGATGGCAGATCTATGTTCGCCGTGGTTGTCATCCCCGGTAGATACGAGCTGTAGGGAAATATTGACACAAAGATAACTAGAACAACTCGAGGGCGAGTTCTGTCCTAGAGGGAGAGTGTATCACAAAGATACACTGTAAATACTAGCTAACTTCTCAAATTCGTTCAGCGATGCATTAGTCCAGTATGGCAAGGGTCATGGGTTCGATCTCAGGGGAAGCATTGAAATAACAATGGCTTATATCTGTCCATATGTCTGTATTGTCATATCTTTAACAAAAACATGCATTTCCACAAACGGGATGAGGTCAAGTCAGTGATATAGTACACCACGTCACGTTACACATTATCAGCTAGCTAGGCTACAGATTTTACCTGCAAAACGTTTATGTACATGTCCATATGATTTGGAGCATCATAACTGCATACCTGCAGTATGGACCGTCCCTGTCGATCTAATTACGCAATTTGTCATCATGGCATTCACGAAATCTTTCATTTTTGATAACAATTTCATCTACACTCAGTTGTCTGTGTTGTGAAGCGGAACCGTGGAATGTCTTTAGGAGATGTACAATATGAAacaacatatatgtacattttatcaGTTTCTTTATTGGCGAATTCATTTGTATAGGAACCACGATTCACTATATGGTTACAAGAGACCTTAATTACTACATCATAGATGACAACCGTCTCGCTGACTAGGctgtatattatacatagaTAACGAGTGAACCTTACTCCCTCCGGACTTCTCCACCTAGTTTTCACCTGTTGCCACCATAAAAACCAAGGGACGTGATAATTTCTTACGTATGTCTATGCCGTAACGCGAGATCATGTGACCTGGCCCCGGGCTCCCGTAAAGAACTCGTTACGTGCTTTACCTCGACCGTTAAGAGTGAATATTAGCTTAATAattaatgtacaggtatatacgaGTGTTTGTCTTGTCTACCTGGCTTCGGGTCTGTTAATGGGTTCTAGTACGTTTTGGGACAACAGGCGACAATTATGACTAGATTATCGCACATGCATGTCTTGTCTGTGTCTGCACCTTGTCTAAATGTATACTTTCAGTAGTGTCCTGTTAGGCAGGGAGCGAAATCAGACCCAATATTGTATGTCTAAAGTTCCACTGGCGACCGTAAATCATCCTCAAATCAACGCTCATTCTCACATGTCATTTCCATACCGACCAAAGGGGACAGATATAGTATTGCACATATCCATCACTACTATAGTATGTCGTGTCCCTGTGATCAGGTACAAGGCACGTCGAAAACAGGCAATCACTCCTGTGGCGGGGAATCACGTGAAAGTAAGTTCGAAAGGAGGGCAGATTTAAAATCCATTCTGAGAATGAAAATGATACATGATTCAtgaacatatataaaacatgtattatgTTACAGAGCAAACAGGTGTCGGTGAGCATTCAACACGTCAGCGGTCACTTTGGTATGGACAATTTAGGCATCACTAACCAAagagaacgaaacagctgtattgtgtctctaacatcacagacgagacatagaaggacaaaacagctgcatgatgtccctagcatcactgacgagttctagggcgaccaaacatctgtatgatgtccctagcatcactgacgagttcaagaaagaccaaacagctgtatgatgtccctagcaccaCTGACGAGGTCTAGGgcgaccaaacagctgtatgatgtccctagcatcactgacgaggtctagaatgacgaaacagctgtatgatatctctaacatcactgacgagaccgAGAACTACGAAacagtatgatgtatattttCTCTTGGACAGAAGACCTTCTTGCCTCCTTGCTCATGGAGCTGAGGGAATATTGAATTGATGTAGCCTTCATATGAAGaaacaaaaatacacatttgtacATGAATGTCCTTCTATCTAAAAGCCATAAGCTTATACATTGGTGTTGTTCTGAAAGCAATATACCAAACAAGGTGACAAAAAACAGAACTATCCAAAAGGCCAACACTCAACAAAATGAAATGTATGAATATGGggagaaaaatatataaacaaatatttgctTCTACGATCATTTTCAAAGCGTTATGATGTTGATTACTGCGACATACCACTTTTCAGAAAGTCTACATCGACGGTTATTTTTACGGGTTTGTTGTTGAT
It includes:
- the LOC117342014 gene encoding carbohydrate sulfotransferase 8-like, which codes for MRTRCLPRRLLTKPRWWIVLISVCILLFLFFALDFSITYDGVSVEPVTRVNRISNIYQTSSYQHVASRFRQRNDVLRDGCQTLKQYYAVQDSEAAVKEHLVVDSKNQITYCAIEKIGCTFWKRVFQILSGWQNVSDPFRIKGIHAYEGYQTAKRLPFDKIYNILVHSTKFMFVREPFERLLSGYVDKLYSPNAAYWNFIGRYIVTRFRENPTNHSAECGHDITFQEFVEYFIYSQSTNEHRDAHFVPSFEHCRPCEIEYDYIGKMETFKEDTFHILKTLNLEKIVKFSNFQNETETDAIIDTVDYVYSMRRPIQKCMTLTQALFRAWRKLQIRGIISKHIKFPYPMNYAENIHPNEFKRLLLDAHAMSGDRELRKKNRQEALLEAYSNLTPVTMDRLKEALYVDAVLFGYDVYPDKLRNIGKRKSRNDGFTYFKL